The proteins below come from a single Miscanthus floridulus cultivar M001 chromosome 1, ASM1932011v1, whole genome shotgun sequence genomic window:
- the LOC136481977 gene encoding polygalacturonase inhibitor-like → MAAASSQQFPHLLLVAALLASCLVGAASLSSSSMQMQCHEEDQEALLAVNSALGSPYHFASWTPDTFCCDWYNVDCDNTTGRVVGLTVFGDGNLTGAIPDAIANLTNLRTLVLRHLPGLSGIIPDLLALLSNLSQLTISSTGVSGPVPSFLSQLTELTLIDLSFNFFEGSIPASLADLPSLSSIDLSRNRLSGPVPSLLLSKCTDQAYLRLSHNNFSGAIPAGFAAVSFAHLDLSRNAFTGDASGVFGKGKPLQHLDLSRNGFAFSLTAVELPEQLSYIDLSHNAIRGRIPAKVADLAGLQLFNVSYNKMCGVVPTGGNMAKFDAYSYQHNKCLCGTPLPSCGHRFY, encoded by the coding sequence GCCTCGTCGGCGCCGCCAgcttgtcgtcgtcgtcgatgcAGATGCAGTGCCACGAGGAGGACCAGGAGGCGCTGCTGGCGGTGAACTCGGCGCTGGGCAGCCCGTACCACTTCGCGTCGTGGACGCCCGACACCTTCTGCTGCGACTGGTACAACGTGGACTGCGACAACACCACGGGCCGCGTCGTCGGCCTCACCGTCTTCGGCGACGGCAACCTGACGGGCGCCATCCCGGACGCCATCGCCAACCTCACCAACCTCCGCACTCTGGTCCTGCGCCACCTCCCGGGCCTCTCCGGGATCATCCCGGACTTGCTCGCGCTACTGTCCAACCTCTCCCAGCTCACCATCTCCTCCACGGGCGTCTCCGGCCCGGTGCCGTCGTTCCTGTCCCAGCTCACGGAGCTCACCCTGATCGACCTCTCCTTCAACTTTTTCGAGGGCAGCATCCCGGCGTCGCTCGCCGACCTGCCCAGCCTCTCCAGCATCGACCTCAGCCGCAACCGCCTCTCGGGCCCCGTCCCGTCGCTGCTCCTCAGCAAGTGCACCGACCAGGCGTACCTCCGGCTGTCGCACAACAACTTCTCCGGCGCCATCCCCGCCGGGTTCGCCGCCGTCAGCTTCGCGCACCTGGACCTGTCGCGCAACGCCTTCACCGGCGACGCGTCGGGCGTCTTCGGCAAGGGGAAGCCGCTGCAGCACCTGGACCTGTCCCGCAACGGCTTCGCCTTCAGCCTCACGGCCGTGGAGCTGCCGGAGCAGCTGAGCTACATCGACCTGAGCCACAACGCCATCCGCGGCCGCATCCCGGCGAAGGTGGCGGACCTCGCCGGGCTGCAGCTCTTCAACGTCAGCTACAACAAGATGTGCGGCGTGGTGCCGACGGGAGGGAACATGGCCAAGTTCGACGCCTACAGCTACCAGCACAACAAGTGCCTCTGCGGCACGCCGCTGCCTTCCTGCGGCCACCGTTTCTACTGA